One part of the Glycine soja cultivar W05 chromosome 11, ASM419377v2, whole genome shotgun sequence genome encodes these proteins:
- the LOC114377219 gene encoding mitochondrial inner membrane protein OXA1-like — protein sequence MGVVSRLESESSSVPTNPFFYSILFGTLRKAAPPPPPPSSTASCLRSFHFFYNWLRIIMAYRRCLLIRGSLVDRRCHLSFSYVLHSNKGKRERTNEKSSSGGVGDFTQTRSFGSSLNGQMGFFSPSRDRFLSPCTGYGFCQYMSTVNRGSDKIGSDVMTDVADVLADTTMDSVASQAPVVNEVAIAAADSFLPVQALQYVIDAVHFYTGLNWWAAIVLTTLLIRTATVPLLINQLKATSKLTLMRPHLEEIKQEMEGLTMDPVAVAKGQQQMKKLFKEYGVSPFTPLKGLFIQGPIFVSFFLAITNMAEKVPSFKHGGASWFIDLSTPDALYVFPVLTALSFLITVECNMQEGMEGNPVAGTMKNVSRGLAVLTVPFTMGFPKAIFCYWVTSNLFSLVYGLVLKVPGVKKTLGIPEIPVAPPTTTSATQSPFSIFPALKQATSATTNGSSSIPDEASKHSNKKISSASVISQRLRSLEKQVKGRKKNKK from the exons ATGGGCGTCGTTTCGAGGCTAGAGAGTGAAAGTAGTAGTGTACCCACAAACCCCTTCTTCTATTCCATTTTGTTTGGAACACTGCGTAAGGCTGCGCCACCACCTCCGCCTCCGTCGTCCACGGCCAGTTGCTTGcgttcctttcactttttttat AATTGGCTAAGAATAATAATGGCGTACCGGCGCTGCCTCTTGATAAGAGGGAGCCTCGTGGATCGGAGGTGCCATCTGTCTTTCAGTTATGTTCTCCACAGCAACAAGGGGAAGCGCGAACGCACCAATGAAAAATCATCTTCAGGAGGGGTTGGTGATTTTACTCAAACAAGGTCCTTTGGAAGCTCTCTTAATGGACAGATGGGGTTCTTCTCGCCTTCCCGAGATAGATTTCTTTCTCCATGCACCGGATATGGTTTCTGCCAATATATGTCGACGGTGAATCGGGGTTCAGATAAGATTGGCAGTGATGTAATGACTGATGTGGCTGATGTCCTCGCTGACACGACCATGGATTCTGTAGCTTCTCAGGCTCCTGTTGTTAATGAGGTTGCTATTGCTGCTGCTGATTCTTTTTTGCCTGTACAGGCCTTGCAGTACGTGATAGATGCTGTGCATTTCTACACTGGCTTAAATTG GTGGGCAGCCATAGTTCTAACAACCCTGTTGATTCGAACCGCTACAGTTCCACTCTTAATAAATCAACTTAAGGCCACTTCTAAACTTACG TTAATGAGGCCTCACTTAGAAGAGATAAAGCAAGAAATGGAGGGACTG ACTATGGATCCTGTAGCTGTTGCTAAAGGTCAGCAGCAGATGAAGAAGCTATTTAAGGA ATATGGTGTGAGTCCTTTTACGCCATTGAAAGGACTCTTTATTCAAGGCCctatttttgttagtttttttcttgCG ATAACAAATATGGCTGAAAAAGTGCCGTCATTCAAGCATGGTGGAGCTTCTTGGTTTATTGATCTCTCAACTCCTGATGCCCTGTACGTTTTTCCAGTTTTGACAGCATTGTCATTCTTAATAACAGTAGAG TGTAATATGCAAGAAGGGATGGAAGGAAATCCTGTGGCTGGTACCATGAAAAATGTCTCTAGGGGTCTTGCTGTTCTTACAGTTCCTTTCACCATGGGATTTCCAAAG GCAATATTCTGTTACTGGGTTACATCAAATTTGTTTTCACTTGTGTATGGACTTG TGCTTAAAGTTCCTGGCGTAAAGAAAACTTTGGGTATTCCTGAAATACCTGTTGCTCCACCCACCACGACCAGTGCTACTCAATCTCCCTTTTCTATATTTCCTGCTCTAAAACAAGCTACATCTGCAACAACAAATGGGTCAAGCTCAATACCAGATGAAGCTTCAAAACattcaaataaaaagatatCTTCTGCTTCTGTTATTAGTCAAAGGCTTAGAAGTTTAGAGAAACAAgtgaaaggaagaaagaagaacaagaagtga